One window of the Zea mays cultivar B73 chromosome 3, Zm-B73-REFERENCE-NAM-5.0, whole genome shotgun sequence genome contains the following:
- the ra2 gene encoding ramosa2: MASPSSTSNNSAFSPVAASAGTTMPGAGAPCAACKFLRRKCLPGCVFAPYFPPEEPQKFANVHKVFGASNVTKLLNELLPHQREDAVSSLAYEAEARVKDPVYGCVGAISVLQRQVHRLQKELDAAHAELLRYACGDVAAGIPTALPVVSAAPRLSTAPMTTTSPGQFAAGMYGSGRRLGVVDGLAAPPLPPSGGGGGCYFMRNHHNNVVISSSPGADVAPVLPYASVANWAVNAISASTTTTSGSESIGLDHKEGGDSSM; this comes from the coding sequence ATGGCGTCCCCGTCGAGCACCAGCAACAACTCGGCCTTCTCCCCTGTGGCGGCGTCGGCCGGGACGACGATGCCTGGTGCCGGGGCGCCGTGCGCGGCGTGCAAGTTCCTGCGGCGCAAGTGCCTGCCGGGGTGCGTGTTCGCGCCCTACTTCCCGCCGGAGGAGCCGCAGAAGTTCGCCAACGTGCACAAGGTGTTCGGCGCCAGCAACGTGACCAAGCTGCTGAACGAGCTGCTGCCGCACCAGCGGGAGGACGCCGTGAGCTCGCTCGCCTACGAGGCCGAGGCGCGCGTCAAGGACCCCGTCTACGGCTGCGTCGGCGCCATCTCCGTGCTGCAGCGCCAGGTCCACCGCCTCCAGAAGGAGCTGGACGCCGCGCACGCCGAGCTCCTCCGCTACGCCTGCGGCGACGTCGCCGCCGGCATCCCCACCGCGCTCCCCGTCGTCAGCGCCGCCCCCAGGCTCTCCACGGCGCCAATGACGACGACGAGCCCCGGCCAGTTCGCCGCCGGCATGTACGGCAGCGGCAGGAGGCTTGGGGTCGTCGACGGACTAGCAGCGCCACCGCTGCCTCcgtcgggcggcggcggcggctgctacTTCATGCGGAACCACCACAACAACGTCGTCATTAGTAGCTCCCCAGGCGCTGACGTGGCGCCCGTCCTGCCTTACGCTTCCGTGGCTAATTGGGCGGTGAATGCCATCAGCGCGTCGACGACCACCACCTCCGGATCAGAGAGCATTGGGTTGGATCACAAGGAAGGGGGAGACAGCAGCATGTGA